The Apium graveolens cultivar Ventura chromosome 11, ASM990537v1, whole genome shotgun sequence genome has a window encoding:
- the LOC141695535 gene encoding zinc finger BED domain-containing protein RICESLEEPER 1-like has product MLVASLELRPAIERLKELDSEYKCFPSETEWENGKKLYECLKIFSDITKKHSATKYPTANLYFIDVIQIRRSIKLWAESSDDWISLMGSKMQLKFDKYWDEYNKLLTVAVILDPRYKMAIVSYAYKGVYDFRADFYIDQIHEFLSQIFNEYSVKFEKSSGLVESTRSGSGGMIGSSLGGEWLGGFQDFVASSNLVENARRSELDEYLKESLFPMDSESEFDILHWWKLNGPKFPILARMAQDILAIPTSSVASESSFSKCRRIITDTRSSSHCESIETLMCVKDWFPDIKNN; this is encoded by the exons ATgcttgttgcttctttagaacTCCGTCCTGCTATTGAACGTCTAAAAGAATTAGACTCTGAATATAAATGTTTTCCTAGTGAAACTGAGTGGGAAAATGGGAAGAAATTATATGAGTGTTTGAAGATCTTTTCAGATATAACAAAAAAGCATTCAGCCACTAAATATCCAACTGCTAATTTGTATTTTATTGATGTGATTCAAATTCGAAGAAGCATCAAATTGTGGGCTGAATCTAGTGATGATTGGATTAGTTTGATGGGTTCAAAAATGCAACTTAAATTTGACAAGTATTGGGATGAATACAATAAGTTGTTAACGGTTGCGGTTATTCTCGATCCTAGATATAAGATGGCAATTGTTTCATATGCATACAAGGGTGTGTATGATTTCAGAGCTGATTTTTATATAGATCAGATTCATGAGTTTTTATCACAGATTTTTAATGAATATTCTGTGAAATTTGAAAAAAGTAGTGGTCTTGTGGAAAGTACTCGTTCGGGAAGTGGTGGAATGATTGGAAGCTCACTAGGTGGAGAATGGTTGGGCGGTTTCCAAGATTTTGTGGCAAGTAGTAATTTGGTGGAGAACGCAAGAAGAAGCGAATTGGATGAATATTTGAAAGAAAGTTTGTTTCCGATGGATAGCGAATCTGAATTTGACATTCTCCATTGGTGGAAACTTAATGGTCCTAAATTTCCAATACTTGCACGTATGGCGCAAGATATACTAGCTATACCGACTTCTTCCGTTGCATCCGAGAGTTCTTTTAGCAAGTGTCGAAGAATTATCACGGACACTCGATCCTCTTCACATTGTGAATCGATTGAAACTTTAATGTGTGTCAAAGATTGGTTCCCGGATATTAAGAATA ATTAA